A genomic region of Paramormyrops kingsleyae isolate MSU_618 chromosome 19, PKINGS_0.4, whole genome shotgun sequence contains the following coding sequences:
- the themis gene encoding protein THEMIS, with the protein MMAMMLDEFTRTVDVASLPRVLHIQSGVYVEGSVYEMFGRECCLPTGEIMKIIGINTCMLTAEIEAADCEAQIVSLPLYFPGLFRIVADERPYLTIGEITGSVRIGPEPLGQPVFRCSHDLPQANAPLRGGECFTLVSLESDGSEGYVECRVTGRDAKQHFTLKLSQQGEFYECEDDQFYTLKELAEWKMAKGRKRRVKLAQALLKKDLCFYDLPENYSGELILSPVYELQAVMKYRKDVVRIPSTLDVEVIDITDQFDGDCFPQLLSLSDIFKKPSEEFPILAEVIEPPLHTKEEFQFLIYCKQIIIHAACSAKRILASEIRSDSQRRFLIPLSYKGRLKRRPREFPTGYDLEVAKRDKEQLHVVATRAFESHYEGLSTVFVGDQYLVQGKETSEVIYGGTRKTVEALACEKIEGKNYQSVLIPLYLDGAFVEVIHDKKQYSISEVCQRFHLPFNVKVSVRDLSVPEDTLAAVPGLCLEEEITDPYLLVSSPDLSQCWEVPVNRTFMTVQVLPRKQGAGPQPYAHAAVEEIGEDCYYTLRRYASATLCPPPRPPKKPKQPPPESVRLPLPKEQRSNPTGSPKCPNRALKPVIPEESDQAHERLSPKSEKLTSAQGAVPHVDHQRAMHENSNCGNTSVEDDDEDKHDYEYIDENTIESIRTKFQNQNINNTVTTKANNRYEQSV; encoded by the exons ATGATGGCGATGATGCTGGATGAATTCACGCGCACTGTTGATGTGGCGTCTTTGCCTCGAGTGCTGCACATTCAGTCAGGGGTTTATGTGGAAG GGTCTGTGTACGAGATGTTTGGCAGAGAATGCTGCCTTCCCACCGGGGAGATCATGAAGATCATTGGGATAAACACCTGCATGCTAACAGCAGAAATCGAGGCAGCGGATTGTGAGGCCCAAATCGTCAGCTTACCTTTGTACTTCCCTG GTCTCTTCAGGATCGTGGCAGATGAAAGGCCGTACCTCACCATCGGAGAGATCACCGGATCCGTGCGCATTGGTCCTGAGCCGTTAGGCCAGCCTGTGTTCCGCTGCTCCCACGACCTGCCGCAGGCCAACGCGCCACTGCGGGGGGGCGAGTGCTTCACCTTGGTGTCTCTTGAGTCGGACGGTAGCGAGGGCTACGTGGAGTGCAGGGTCACGGGGAGAGATGCGAAGCAGCACTTCACGCTGAAGCTCTCTCAGCAGGGGGAATTCTACGAGTGTGAGGACGACCAGTTCTACACGCTTAAGGAGCTCGCCGAGTGGAAGATGGCAAAGGGCAGGAAGAGGAGGGTGAAGCTCGCCCAGGCCTTGCTGAAGAAGGATTTGTGCTTCTATGACCTGCCTGAGAACTACAGTGGAGAACTAATCCTTTCACCCGTTTACGAACTGCAGGCTGTGATGAAGT ACCGAAAGGATGTTGTTCGCATTCCATCCACTTTGGACGTGGAGGTCATAGACATAACAGACCAGTTTGACGGTGACTGCTTCCCTCAGCTGTTATCACTGAGTGATATCTTCAAGAAGCCCAGTGAGGAATTTCCTATCTTGGCTGAGGTTATAGAGCCCCCACTGCACACTAAGGAGGAGTTCCAGTTCCTTATTTACTGCAAGCAAATCATCATCCACGCTGCATGTTCAGCGAAACGAATCCTAGCATCTGAAATCCGTAGCGACTCCCAGAGACGCTTCCTCATCCCACTTTCCTACAAAGGGAGATTGAAGCGAAGGCCACGAGAGTTTCCTACGGGGTATGATTTGGAGGTGGCCAAGAGAGACAAGGAACAGCTCCACGTGGTGGCAACTCGAGCCTTTGAGTCTCACTATGAGGGGCTTTCCACTGTGTTCGTGGGGGACCAGTATCTGGTACAGGGAAAGGAAACTAGCGAGGTTATCTATGGAGGAACGCGTAAGACAGTGGAGGCCTTGGCCTGCGAGAAGATAGAGGGCAAAAACTATCAGTCTGTGCTGATTCCACTGTATCTGGATGGCGCCTTTGTGGAAGTTATCCATGACAAAAAGCAATATAGTATCTCCGAAGTCTGCCAGAGATTCCACCTTCCGTTCAATGTCAAAGTGTCGGTGCGAGACCTTTCTGTGCCAGAGGACACCCTGGCAGCTGTTCCTGGGCTGTGTCTGGAGGAGGAGATCACAGACCCATATCTGCTCGTCTCCAGCCCGGATTTGTCGCAGTGCTGGGAGGTGCCTGTCAACCGAACCTTCATGACCGTGCAGGTCCTCCCCAGAAAGCAGGGTGCCGGGCCGCAGCCCTACGCACACGCTGCTGTGGAGGAGATCGGCGAGGACTGCTACTACACCCTTCGCAGGTACGCCTCGGCCACGCTGTGCCCCCCGCCCCGGCCGCCCAAGAAGCCGAAACAGCCCCCGCCGGAATCGGTCAGACTGCCGCTGCCAAAGGAGCAGAGATCTAATCCCACAGGCTCGCCAAAG TGTCCAAACCGTGCGCTAAAACCTGTCATTCCTGAGGAATCTGATCAAGCTCATGAACGTCTTTCGCCAAAAAGTGAGAAGTTAACATCAGCTCAAGGCGCTGTTCCACATGTGGATCACCAAAGAG CCATGCATGAAAACAGCAATTGTGGGAACACGAGTGTTGAGGACGATGATGAAGATAAGCACGATTACGAGTACATAGATGAAAACACAATCGAAAGCATCAGAACCAAATTCCAAAATCAAAATATTAACAATACTGTTACAACAAAAGCAAATAACAGGTATGAACAGTCAGTGTAG